In Cataglyphis hispanica isolate Lineage 1 chromosome 10, ULB_Chis1_1.0, whole genome shotgun sequence, a genomic segment contains:
- the LOC126852533 gene encoding protein suppressor of forked → MTEEKTEFDWGNEKLQRAQKTVDESPYDLEAWSVLIREAQNRPITEVRPVFEKLVSVFPSAGRYWKIYIEQEMKMRNFEKVEKLFQRCLMKILNIELWKLYLSYVKETKASLATYKEKMAQAYDFALDKIGMDIHSYSIWNDYVMFLKSVEAVGSYAENQKISAVRKVYQRGVINPMINMEQLWKDYMAFEQNINPIIAEKMAIERSRDYMNARRVAKELEAVTRGLNRSAPSVPPTGHPEEVKQVELWKKYIAWERSNPLRTEDTSLVARRVMFAIEQCLLCLGHHPAVWHQAAHFLELSSKILTEKGDVNAAKNLSDEAATMFERATNTLLSKNMLLYFAHADFEEGRVKYEKVHQIYQKFLDIPDIDPTLAYVQYMKFARRAEGIKSARTVFKRAREDTRCKHHVYVAAALMEYYCTKDKNIAFRIFELGLKKFGDNPDYILCYIDYLSHLNEDNNTRVLFERVLSSGSLEPEKSVDIWNRFLEFESNIGDLASIVKVEKRRSAVLEKIKEFEGKETAQLVDRYKFLDLYPCTPMELKSIGYMEVSNVARNSIGTIPRVPDPEEAIAALPRPDLSQMIPYKPKVNPLPGEHPVPGGSFPLPPAAAQLCTMLPPPGCFRGPFVAVDLLMDVFSRIQLPDHAPLPVADNGCDTKLFDLAKSVHWIVDESNDGMSIGSKRRRTRLGGDDSEEEDLPPPPVNDIYRQRQQKRVK, encoded by the exons ATGACAGAAGAGAAAACGGAGTTT gaTTGGGGGAATGAAAAGTTACAACGCGCTCAGAAGACAGTTGATGAATCACCATATGATCTGGAGGCATGGAGTGTTCTTATAAGAGAGGCACAGAATAGACCGATCACGGAAGTGAGACCAGTATTTGAAAAACTTGTTTCGGTATTTCCATCAGCTGGACGTTactggaaaatttatatagagcaGGAG ATGAAAATGCGGAACTTTGAAAAGGTGGAAAAG CTTTTCCAAAGGTGCctcatgaaaattttaaatattgaattgtgGAAACTATATCTTTCTTATGTCAAAGAAACCAAAGCAAGTCTAGCTACATATAA agaaaagatGGCACAAGCATATGATTTTGCATTAGATAAAATTGGGATGGATATACATTCATATAGCATTTGGAATGATTATGTCATGTTTTTGAAGAGTGTGGAAGCGGTTGGATCATATGCTGAAAATCAGAAAATCAGTGCTGTACGAAAG GTTTATCAACGAGGTGTTATCAATCCCATGATAAATATGGAGCAATTGTGGAAAGATTACATGGCATTTGAACAGAATATTAATCCAATAATCGCGGAGAAAATGGCAATTGAAAGATCTAGAGATTATATGAATGCAAGACGTGTCGCTAAAGAATTGGAAGCTGTTACGAGAGGTTTGAATCGAAGTGCGCCCAGTGTCCCACCAACTGGTCATCCTGAAGAAGTTAAACag gttGAATTatggaagaaatatattgcatgGGAACGCAGTAATCCTTTAAGAACAGAAGATACATCGCTCGTTGCTCGTAGAGTTATGTTCGCAATTGAGCAGTGTCTTTTATGTTTGGGTCATCATCCTGCGGTATGGCATCAAGCGGCACACTTCTTAGAACTGAGTTCTAAGATATTGACGGAAAAAGGTGACGTGAATGCGGCTAAAAATCTCAGCGACGAGGCAGCTACTATGTTTGAAAGAGCAACGAACACATTGTTATCGAAGAACATGTTACTGTATTTCGCGCACGCGGATTTCGAAGAGGGTAGAGTGAAATACGAAAAAGTACATCAGATATATCAAAAGTTTCTTGATATACCTGATATAGATCCTACCTTG gcatatgtgcaatatatgaaatttgcaAGAAGAGCCGAAGGTATAAAATCTGCGAGGACAGTGTTTAAACGAGCACGAGAAGACACAAGATGTAAACATCACGTTTACGTCGCTGCTGCGTTAATGGAATATTACTGTActaaagacaaaaatatagcattccgtatatttgaattaggcttaaaaaaatttggggATAATCCTGACTACATTCTGTGTTACATAGATTATTTGTCACATTTAAATG AGGATAATAACACAAGAGTTCTTTTCGAGAGAGTATTATCTTCTGGTAGCTTAGAGCCAGAAAAATCagt tgatATATGGAATCGTTTCTTAGAATTCGAATCTAATATTGGCGATCTAGCTAGTATAGTTAAAGTTGAGAAAAGACGAAGTGCAGTATTGGAAAAA attaaagaaTTTGAAGGCAAAGAGACTGCCCAGTTAGTAGATAGATACAAATTTTTGGACTTGTATCCTTGTACACCTATGGAACTAAAATCAATTGGATATATGGAGGTATCTAATGTTGCTAGAAATTCCATTGGCACTATACCCCGTGTACCTGATCCAGAAGAAGCGATTGCCGCTTTACCTAGACCAGATTTGTCACAAATGATCCCGTACAAACCGAAAGTGAATCCTCTGCCTGGTGAACATCCAGTACCAG GCGGTTCCTTTCCGTTACCACCAGCTGCAGCTCAATTGTGCACCATGTTGCCCCCACCTGGTTGTTTCAGAGGCCCGTTTGTTGCCGTTGATTTACTCATGGATGTTTTCAGTAGAATTCAATTACCTGATCACG ctCCATTGCCAGTAGCGGATAATGGGTGCGACACAAAGCTGTTCGATCTCGCGAAATCTGTGCATTGGATCGTTGATGAAAGTAACGATGGTATGAGCATCGGATCTAAACGAAGACGAACGCGTTTAGGTGGGGATGATAGCGAGGAGGAAGATTTACCGCCTCCACctgtaaatgatatttatcgcCAAAGACAACAGAAGCGAGTCAAATGa